A single Fusobacterium simiae DNA region contains:
- a CDS encoding basic amino acid ABC transporter substrate-binding protein — protein MKKFFNLMLMSLLSVIISVSVFAKGDVIYVGTNAEFAPFEYLEKNNIVGFDIDLLNAISKETGLEFKIQDMAFDGLLPALQTKKVDMVIAGMTATPEREKAVAFSKPYFKAKQVVITKGEDKSLKSFKDLSGKKVGVMLGFTGDTVVSEIKGVKVERFNAAYAAILALSQNKIDAVVLDSEPAKNYTANNKQFVIANIPAEEEDYAIAFRKNDKELINKVNAALDKIKANGEYDKILKKYFK, from the coding sequence ATGAAAAAGTTTTTTAATTTAATGCTTATGTCTTTATTGTCAGTTATAATTTCTGTTTCTGTATTTGCAAAAGGTGATGTCATTTATGTTGGGACAAATGCAGAGTTTGCACCATTTGAATATCTTGAAAAAAATAATATAGTTGGTTTTGATATTGATTTATTGAATGCAATTTCAAAAGAAACTGGTTTAGAATTTAAAATACAAGATATGGCTTTTGATGGATTACTTCCTGCTTTACAAACTAAAAAAGTTGATATGGTTATAGCAGGAATGACTGCAACACCTGAAAGAGAAAAAGCTGTTGCTTTCTCTAAACCATATTTTAAAGCTAAACAAGTGGTAATAACAAAAGGTGAAGATAAATCTTTAAAATCATTTAAAGACTTATCTGGTAAAAAAGTTGGAGTTATGTTAGGTTTTACAGGAGACACTGTTGTTAGTGAAATTAAAGGTGTAAAGGTCGAAAGATTTAATGCTGCCTATGCTGCAATTTTAGCATTATCTCAAAATAAAATAGATGCTGTTGTTCTTGATTCTGAACCTGCTAAAAATTATACTGCTAATAATAAACAATTTGTTATAGCAAATATCCCTGCTGAAGAAGAAGACTATGCTATTGCCTTTAGAAAAAATGATAAGGAATTAATCAATAAAGTTAATGCTGCACTTGATAAAATAAAAGCTAATGGAGAATATGATAAAATATTAAAAAAATACTTTAAATAA